The following are from one region of the Stanieria sp. NIES-3757 genome:
- a CDS encoding Cysteine desulphurase related: protein MVGLDLKKIRAQFPALDQEINGEPVIFFDGPGGTQVPGSVMKAMSEYLQVSNANAHGAFATSIRTDELIDSARLAMADFLGCSRDEIVFGANMTTLTFSLSRAIARELKPGDEIIVTQLDHYANVSSWLALEEQGAIVRTVDLNIKDCTLDLADLKQKINERTKLVAVGYASNAVGTINDVAEIVKIAHAVNALVFIDAVHYAPHGLIDVRELDCDFLTCSAYKFFGTHVGILYGKREHLSRLRPYKVKPAPKEIPGCWETGTLNYEGLAGVVATIEYLADLGRQILPAAENRRTALVRAMTEIANYERELSQHLITGLLQIPGLTFYGISDPHCFDWRTPTVAIRLREQTPYAVAKALGDRGIFTWHGNFYALGLTERLGIESSGGLLRIGLVHYNSIPEIERLLIALTEIAALPVA from the coding sequence ATGGTTGGTTTAGACCTTAAAAAAATACGCGCCCAGTTTCCAGCACTCGACCAAGAAATTAACGGTGAACCTGTAATTTTTTTCGATGGCCCTGGTGGGACTCAAGTACCTGGCTCGGTAATGAAGGCGATGAGCGAATATCTTCAGGTATCTAACGCCAATGCTCACGGAGCTTTTGCAACCAGTATTAGAACCGATGAACTGATTGATTCTGCTCGTTTAGCTATGGCAGATTTTTTGGGGTGTAGTCGCGATGAGATTGTTTTTGGTGCAAACATGACCACGCTGACTTTTAGCTTGAGTAGAGCGATCGCTCGTGAATTAAAACCAGGGGATGAAATTATCGTCACGCAACTCGATCATTATGCCAATGTTTCTTCGTGGCTGGCTTTGGAAGAACAAGGGGCAATTGTTCGGACTGTGGATCTTAACATCAAAGATTGCACTCTCGATTTGGCTGACTTAAAACAAAAGATTAATGAGCGGACAAAATTGGTAGCGGTTGGCTATGCTTCCAATGCCGTCGGTACGATTAATGATGTAGCAGAAATAGTAAAAATAGCTCATGCTGTTAACGCCCTAGTCTTCATCGATGCAGTTCATTATGCTCCCCACGGTTTAATTGATGTTAGAGAGCTTGATTGTGACTTTCTGACTTGTTCTGCTTATAAATTTTTTGGCACTCATGTAGGCATTCTCTATGGCAAACGAGAGCATCTTAGTCGACTGCGCCCTTACAAAGTTAAACCTGCCCCAAAAGAAATTCCTGGTTGTTGGGAAACTGGGACTCTAAATTATGAAGGGCTGGCAGGAGTAGTAGCCACGATTGAGTATTTAGCCGATCTCGGTCGTCAGATTTTGCCTGCTGCCGAAAACCGTCGCACAGCCCTAGTTCGAGCAATGACAGAAATTGCTAACTACGAAAGAGAACTAAGCCAACATTTAATTACAGGATTGTTACAGATTCCTGGTTTAACTTTTTATGGCATCAGCGATCCTCACTGCTTTGATTGGCGGACTCCCACCGTTGCAATTCGATTGAGAGAGCAAACTCCCTATGCTGTTGCTAAAGCTTTGGGCGATCGCGGTATTTTTACTTGGCATGGCAACTTTTATGCCCTCGGACTTACCGAGCGTTTGGGTATTGAATCTAGTGGTGGGTTACTTCGGATCGGGCTAGTTCACTACAACAGCATCCCAGAGATTGAGCGTCTGTTGATAGCTTTGACCGAAATTGCAGCTTTGCCTGTAGCTTAA
- a CDS encoding hypothetical protein (hypothetical protein Cyan7822_5947) has product MQKSLTKKRFNCLTDYALETINSINLDRLTYFFNNLKSDPYLNEQYRFRALSRFQVIDKKLVKLPHNLFFQSQKYNPLLGDVIREYPEIDEELIKLNDFAKIILEFYEFCQLCSDSNEIAVHQIRITTSARQRGQPAPEGIHRDGVDLVGIFCVNRHEIEGGITYLYRSKNDPPVLSKILNPGEFLIFNDEQFFHYTSAITTLPSQLGIRDVFVLTCPGLLPPAN; this is encoded by the coding sequence ATGCAAAAGTCGTTAACAAAAAAAAGATTTAATTGTCTGACTGATTATGCTTTAGAAACAATTAATTCTATTAATTTAGATAGACTAACTTATTTCTTTAATAATTTAAAGAGTGACCCTTATTTAAACGAGCAATATCGTTTTAGAGCTTTATCTCGCTTTCAGGTAATTGACAAAAAACTGGTTAAATTACCTCATAACCTTTTTTTTCAAAGTCAGAAATATAATCCTTTACTCGGTGATGTCATTAGAGAATATCCCGAAATAGATGAAGAACTTATTAAACTAAATGATTTTGCCAAGATTATTTTAGAATTTTATGAATTTTGTCAGCTTTGCTCAGACTCTAATGAAATTGCAGTTCATCAGATTAGAATTACAACTTCTGCTCGGCAAAGAGGTCAACCTGCCCCTGAAGGAATTCATCGAGATGGAGTAGATTTAGTAGGTATTTTCTGCGTTAATCGACACGAGATTGAAGGTGGGATTACCTATCTGTATCGCTCTAAAAATGATCCACCCGTGCTTTCTAAAATTCTCAATCCTGGAGAGTTTTTAATCTTTAACGACGAGCAGTTTTTCCACTACACATCCGCTATTACGACTCTACCTTCCCAATTAGGGATTAGAGATGTATTTGTGCTTACTTGCCCTGGATTGCTACCTCCTGCTAATTAA